A stretch of the Bartonella henselae str. Houston-1 genome encodes the following:
- a CDS encoding alpha/beta hydrolase translates to MPEIIFNGPAGRLEGRYQPSQQKNAPIAIVLHPHPQFGGTMNHKIVYDLFYMFQQRGFTTLRFNFRGIGRSQGEFDYGIGELSDAAAALDWVQTQHPDSKNCWVAGYSFGAWIGMQLLMRRPEIESFISVAPQPNIYDFSFLAPCPSSGLIIHGDIDKVAPPKDVQTLVDKLKTQKGITITQEILEGANHFFSGCNQELIEKCAQYLDNHIASELLTSPPEVLSLT, encoded by the coding sequence ATGCCAGAAATTATTTTTAATGGTCCCGCAGGTCGGCTTGAAGGACGTTATCAACCTTCACAACAAAAAAATGCACCGATTGCGATTGTTTTGCATCCTCATCCTCAATTTGGTGGGACAATGAATCATAAAATTGTTTATGATCTCTTCTATATGTTTCAACAACGTGGTTTTACTACGTTGCGTTTTAATTTTCGTGGTATTGGTCGCAGTCAGGGCGAATTTGATTATGGAATAGGAGAACTTTCAGATGCCGCTGCTGCACTTGATTGGGTGCAAACACAACATCCTGATTCTAAAAATTGTTGGGTCGCTGGATATTCATTTGGTGCATGGATTGGTATGCAACTTTTAATGCGCAGACCAGAAATAGAGAGCTTTATATCTGTTGCTCCTCAACCTAATATTTACGACTTTTCATTTCTTGCTCCTTGTCCCTCCTCTGGGCTTATCATTCACGGTGACATTGATAAGGTCGCACCCCCAAAAGATGTTCAAACACTTGTCGATAAATTAAAAACGCAAAAAGGCATCACTATTACACAAGAAATACTGGAAGGTGCTAACCACTTTTTTAGCGGGTGCAATCAGGAACTTATTGAAAAATGCGCACAATATTTGGATAATCATATTGCAAGTGAGCTCCTTACTTCTCCACCTGAAGTACTTTCACTTACTTAG
- the sufD gene encoding Fe-S cluster assembly protein SufD, translated as MNVNSQQELLTVEEDILKNFNQYVSNLPGDKTVQVIRKRAIELFKTTRLPSRKIESWHYTNLRTLLKSVSHFSPENNGQLVGGLLSESQVFSIENGKTLTHPEISDVTIKRLAEELEKESAKIDFVTSDEDFIGQLNIAFVTDGWLFHIPENTKLNVPIELQNIQMGGQSHTFSDIKMDKNSQAVFVEHQTGDDKETFISSIFSLNVAAYGEVTWILIRNRGFNSTQFGKFRAVLGQGAKLSLYVINIGSQLNRQEIDVELQGEESDFQLRVINLLSGQTHSDLTMTVRHIEEKSTSTEIVRNVVTDKAVGVFQGIIRVAQKAQKTDARMACNSLILSDDAEFNAKPELEIFADDVVCGHGATVANINCDHLFYLMARGIPFKTARALLIKGFVSELIDDIKQENIQTILENITGKWLEKNV; from the coding sequence ATGAATGTAAATTCGCAGCAAGAATTGTTAACGGTTGAAGAAGATATACTCAAGAATTTCAATCAGTATGTGAGCAATTTACCTGGTGATAAGACGGTGCAAGTAATCCGCAAAAGAGCTATTGAATTGTTTAAAACCACAAGACTTCCTTCACGTAAAATTGAAAGTTGGCACTATACTAATTTGCGCACATTATTAAAATCTGTGAGTCATTTTTCACCAGAAAATAATGGACAATTGGTTGGCGGATTACTTTCAGAAAGTCAGGTATTTTCCATTGAAAACGGCAAAACACTTACACACCCAGAAATATCAGATGTTACAATAAAACGTCTTGCAGAGGAACTGGAAAAAGAAAGTGCAAAAATAGACTTCGTCACTTCTGATGAAGATTTTATTGGACAATTAAATATAGCTTTTGTTACGGATGGTTGGCTTTTTCATATTCCTGAAAATACAAAATTAAATGTTCCTATTGAGTTGCAAAATATTCAAATGGGTGGGCAATCTCATACTTTTTCAGATATAAAAATGGATAAAAACAGTCAAGCTGTGTTTGTTGAACATCAGACTGGCGATGATAAAGAGACCTTCATCAGTTCGATATTTTCATTAAATGTTGCAGCTTATGGTGAGGTTACATGGATTCTTATTCGCAATCGCGGTTTTAATTCTACACAGTTTGGTAAATTTCGCGCTGTCCTTGGACAAGGCGCTAAATTATCGCTTTATGTGATTAATATAGGCAGTCAACTTAATCGTCAGGAAATTGATGTTGAATTACAGGGGGAAGAGTCTGATTTTCAATTACGGGTTATAAATTTGCTCTCTGGACAAACACACAGCGATCTTACGATGACTGTTCGTCACATTGAAGAAAAATCAACCTCGACAGAAATTGTACGTAATGTAGTTACGGATAAGGCGGTTGGTGTATTTCAAGGGATAATACGTGTTGCTCAAAAAGCTCAAAAAACAGATGCTCGCATGGCTTGTAATAGTCTCATTCTTTCAGATGATGCAGAATTTAATGCAAAACCTGAACTGGAAATTTTCGCTGATGATGTTGTATGTGGCCATGGTGCGACGGTTGCTAATATTAATTGTGATCATCTTTTTTATCTCATGGCGCGCGGTATTCCTTTTAAAACTGCTCGTGCCCTTTTAATTAAAGGATTCGTTTCCGAACTCATTGATGATATCAAACAAGAGAATATCCAGACTATTTTGGAAAATATCACTGGCAAATGGTTAGAAAAAAATGTTTAA
- the sufC gene encoding Fe-S cluster assembly ATPase SufC, with amino-acid sequence MLEIKGLRARIVGTNTEVIRGLNLTVADGEVAAIMGQNGAGKSTLSYLLAGRDDYEVIDGDILYNGQSLLEMDPAERAAYGVFLAFQYPMEIPGVATMEFLKVAMNSQRKARGDQELKIPEFIKCVKEISSKLEINMDMLKRPLNVGFSGGEKKRAEILQMALLEPKLCILDETDSGLDIDALKIVADGVNKLRDPKRSFLVITHYQRLLNYIIPDTVHVLYKGRIIKSGDKSLALYLEQNGYADLIREAA; translated from the coding sequence ATGTTAGAGATAAAAGGTTTACGTGCCCGTATTGTTGGGACCAATACAGAAGTTATTCGTGGTTTAAACTTGACTGTTGCAGATGGTGAAGTTGCTGCTATCATGGGACAGAATGGGGCTGGAAAGTCTACCTTGTCTTATTTACTTGCTGGTCGTGATGATTATGAAGTGATAGATGGCGATATTCTTTATAATGGACAATCACTTTTAGAAATGGATCCAGCAGAGCGTGCTGCATACGGTGTTTTTCTTGCATTTCAATATCCAATGGAAATACCTGGAGTAGCAACGATGGAATTTTTAAAAGTTGCGATGAATTCTCAACGCAAAGCGCGTGGTGATCAAGAACTCAAAATTCCTGAATTTATAAAATGTGTTAAGGAAATTTCTTCCAAACTTGAAATAAATATGGATATGCTCAAACGTCCGTTAAATGTAGGTTTTTCAGGTGGAGAAAAAAAACGTGCTGAAATTTTACAAATGGCGCTTCTTGAACCTAAACTTTGTATTTTAGATGAAACGGACTCTGGTTTAGATATTGATGCACTAAAAATTGTTGCAGATGGTGTCAATAAGCTCCGTGATCCAAAGCGTTCATTTTTGGTTATTACTCATTATCAACGCCTGCTTAATTATATTATTCCTGATACGGTACATGTTCTTTATAAAGGACGTATTATTAAAAGCGGAGATAAATCATTAGCGCTTTATCTAGAACAGAACGGATATGCTGATCTTATCAGAGAAGCAGCTTGA
- a CDS encoding cysteine desulfurase family protein, with protein MVVKRRYFDHNATTPLKKAAEVALLESLEIFGNPSSVHTEGRAAKALLQKARRQIAKSLNANPDHVVFTSGASEAAMTLLTPFYNMGSSKVQFSHLYIGATEHPSVAEGGRFPKEFISTIAVDQDGLIQQDKLLSLLSFHDKTKGLPLVAIQAANGETGVMQQIKEIAAIVRNCGGTLIVDLTQYIDKNFVDVHQMEGDFFILSAHKIGGPKGIGAFVSCGNLLMPYPLIVGGGQEKGLRGGTEALPLIAAFGAAMADCYNQEEIKQLLYLRHKLEDGIQKICHDVEIFGKKVQRLPNTTYFTVRNIKAETLQISFDLAGFSVSAGSACSSGKVKQSRVLEAMGYDVPNGAIRISTGRCTTSKDIDDFLLFFSQIINKKKAGTL; from the coding sequence ATGGTTGTAAAACGTCGATATTTTGATCATAACGCGACAACACCGCTTAAGAAGGCGGCAGAGGTAGCGTTACTGGAATCTTTAGAGATCTTTGGTAATCCCTCATCCGTTCATACGGAAGGACGTGCTGCTAAAGCTTTATTACAAAAGGCACGTCGACAAATTGCTAAAAGTCTTAACGCAAATCCAGATCATGTTGTATTCACGTCTGGTGCAAGTGAAGCAGCCATGACTTTATTAACACCCTTTTATAATATGGGAAGCTCTAAAGTTCAATTTTCCCATCTTTACATTGGGGCAACTGAACATCCATCTGTTGCAGAAGGTGGACGTTTTCCTAAAGAATTCATTAGTACAATTGCTGTTGATCAAGATGGACTTATTCAACAAGATAAATTGCTCTCTCTCTTAAGCTTTCATGATAAAACAAAGGGACTTCCTCTTGTTGCTATTCAAGCCGCAAATGGTGAAACGGGTGTTATGCAACAAATAAAAGAAATAGCCGCTATTGTTAGGAACTGTGGAGGTACTCTTATTGTTGATTTGACACAGTATATAGATAAAAATTTTGTTGATGTTCATCAGATGGAAGGAGATTTTTTTATATTGTCTGCGCATAAAATTGGTGGTCCTAAAGGGATTGGTGCTTTTGTTTCATGCGGAAACCTTTTGATGCCGTATCCTCTTATTGTTGGAGGAGGGCAAGAAAAAGGTTTGCGTGGAGGAACAGAAGCATTGCCACTTATTGCTGCTTTTGGGGCAGCAATGGCTGATTGCTATAACCAAGAAGAAATAAAGCAATTACTCTATTTACGCCATAAATTAGAAGATGGAATACAGAAAATATGTCATGATGTTGAAATCTTTGGCAAAAAAGTTCAGCGTTTACCAAACACAACTTATTTCACTGTGCGCAACATAAAAGCTGAAACTTTACAAATTAGTTTTGATTTGGCAGGATTTTCGGTATCAGCAGGCTCTGCTTGCTCTTCAGGAAAAGTAAAACAAAGCCGTGTTTTGGAGGCAATGGGATATGATGTTCCAAATGGTGCAATTCGTATTTCAACAGGACGGTGCACGACTTCCAAAGATATTGATGATTTTTTATTGTTTTTTTCTCAAATTATAAATAAGAAAAAAGCTGGAACTTTATAA
- a CDS encoding SUF system Fe-S cluster assembly protein, with product MAEPIEERHSTEPVETVRENKKSYISAIPADEIDRMTNDIIAALKTVYDPEIPADIYELGLIYRIDIEDDRSVKIEMTLTAPGCPVAGEMPGWVENAVSAVEGVLHVEVTMTFDPPWTPDCMSEEAQIAVGWY from the coding sequence ATGGCTGAACCAATTGAAGAGCGTCATTCTACAGAACCTGTTGAAACTGTAAGAGAAAATAAAAAATCTTACATATCAGCAATTCCGGCAGATGAAATTGATCGTATGACGAATGATATTATCGCTGCTCTCAAAACAGTTTATGATCCGGAGATTCCTGCTGATATTTATGAGTTAGGGTTGATTTATCGTATTGATATTGAAGATGATCGTTCGGTAAAAATTGAAATGACGCTCACTGCACCCGGATGTCCTGTTGCAGGTGAAATGCCGGGTTGGGTAGAAAATGCTGTAAGTGCAGTTGAGGGGGTCTTGCATGTTGAGGTCACTATGACATTTGATCCGCCATGGACACCTGATTGTATGTCAGAAGAAGCGCAAATTGCTGTCGGATGGTATTAA
- the tyrS gene encoding tyrosine--tRNA ligase encodes MLAFKSDFLNIMSERGFIHQISDEKGLDALFSKEVVSAYIGFDPTASSLHAGSLLQIMMLYWLQKTGHRPIVLMGGGTGLIGDPSFKDEARRLLTQDDIAANIADIKKVFARYLTFGERETDSCIVNNAEWLCTLNYLEFLRDIGKHFSVNRMLSFDSVRLRLEREHSLSFLEFNYMILQAYDFVELYKRYGLRMQMGGSDQWGNIINGIELGHRLGTPQLYALTSPLLTTSSGAKMGKSLNGAVWLNADMLSPYQFWQYWRNTEDADVTRFLKLYTPLPMDEILKLSALQGTEINEAKKILATEITAMLHGRDLANAVAETARKTFEERTLGENLPTFEINANDLKMGTGLLILLVQAGLSKSNSEARRHIQGGGVRVNDHIIEDETHLIREEDINAQGIIKLSFGKKKHVLIKPL; translated from the coding sequence GTGCTTGCCTTTAAATCTGATTTTTTAAACATTATGAGCGAACGTGGTTTTATCCACCAAATTTCCGATGAAAAAGGCTTAGATGCTCTTTTTTCAAAAGAAGTTGTGAGCGCTTATATTGGATTTGATCCTACAGCATCAAGTCTCCATGCTGGCAGTCTTCTTCAAATTATGATGCTTTATTGGTTACAAAAAACCGGTCATCGACCCATTGTTTTGATGGGAGGAGGAACAGGATTAATCGGTGATCCTTCCTTTAAGGATGAAGCGAGACGTCTTCTGACACAAGATGATATTGCTGCAAACATTGCTGATATTAAAAAGGTATTTGCTCGATATTTAACATTCGGTGAGAGAGAAACCGATTCATGCATAGTCAATAATGCTGAATGGCTGTGCACCTTAAACTACTTAGAATTTTTGCGTGATATAGGAAAGCATTTTTCCGTTAATCGTATGTTGTCATTTGATTCTGTCAGACTCAGACTTGAACGCGAGCATTCTTTATCATTCTTAGAGTTTAATTATATGATCCTACAAGCTTATGATTTTGTTGAACTTTATAAGCGTTATGGGCTCCGTATGCAAATGGGTGGCTCTGATCAATGGGGCAATATTATTAACGGAATTGAACTAGGACATCGCTTAGGAACACCACAATTATATGCTCTCACTTCACCATTACTGACAACGTCTTCCGGTGCAAAAATGGGTAAGTCATTAAATGGAGCTGTCTGGCTTAATGCTGATATGCTGTCACCTTATCAATTTTGGCAATATTGGCGAAACACAGAAGATGCTGATGTTACACGATTTTTAAAGCTTTATACACCATTGCCAATGGACGAGATTCTTAAACTTTCTGCATTACAAGGGACTGAAATTAATGAAGCAAAGAAAATTCTTGCAACAGAAATTACAGCAATGTTACACGGACGCGATCTTGCAAATGCAGTAGCAGAAACTGCCCGTAAAACTTTTGAAGAAAGAACTCTCGGAGAAAATCTTCCAACTTTTGAAATTAACGCCAATGATTTAAAAATGGGTACTGGATTGCTGATTCTTTTAGTACAAGCAGGACTTTCTAAATCGAACAGTGAAGCACGCCGACATATTCAAGGTGGAGGAGTTCGTGTCAATGATCACATTATTGAGGATGAAACACATCTTATTCGCGAAGAAGATATCAATGCACAAGGAATCATTAAACTTTCTTTCGGTAAGAAAAAACATGTTTTGATAAAACCACTCTAA
- a CDS encoding cysteine desulfurase yields MENNVQTLSYNVEEIRRDFPLLHRDVYGKRLAYLDSGASAQKPQSVLNAMHNCYRHSYANVHRGIYFLANAATQSYENARETVRIFLNAQTAKEIVFTKNATEAINTVAYGWAMSKLKEGDEIVLTIMEHHSNIIPWHFLREQKGVKLVFVPVDENGVLHIEDFEKAFSERTRLVTLTHMSNILGTVPPVKEIIKQAHQNGIPVLVDGSQGAIHLTVDVQDLDCDWYVFTGHKLYGPTGIGVLYGKEHRLEEMHPFQGGGEMIEDVTIDKVSYNAPPYRFEAGTPPIVEAIGLAAAIDYMQKKDRKAIHAHEMALLTYAHEKLKTVDSLRIYGHSPHKGAIISFAIEGIHAHDIAMFLDRKGVAIRAGTHCAQPLLQRFGLTSICRASLAMYNTCEDIDQLVEALKETRTFFNG; encoded by the coding sequence ATGGAAAATAACGTACAAACATTAAGTTATAATGTAGAAGAAATTCGACGTGATTTTCCCCTTTTGCACCGTGATGTTTATGGAAAGCGATTAGCTTATCTTGACAGTGGTGCTTCTGCTCAAAAACCACAATCAGTGCTCAATGCAATGCATAATTGTTATCGACACAGTTACGCTAATGTGCATAGAGGAATATATTTTTTAGCGAATGCAGCAACACAATCTTATGAAAATGCCCGTGAAACAGTTCGTATTTTTTTAAATGCTCAAACAGCTAAAGAAATTGTTTTTACAAAAAATGCAACAGAAGCCATTAATACTGTTGCTTATGGTTGGGCTATGTCCAAATTAAAGGAAGGTGATGAGATTGTTTTGACTATCATGGAACATCATTCAAATATTATTCCTTGGCATTTTCTTCGTGAACAAAAAGGTGTTAAGCTTGTTTTTGTCCCTGTTGATGAAAATGGTGTTCTCCATATTGAAGATTTTGAAAAGGCTTTCAGCGAAAGAACGCGGCTTGTTACTCTTACTCATATGTCAAATATATTGGGAACTGTACCTCCTGTTAAAGAGATTATTAAACAAGCGCATCAAAATGGTATTCCTGTTCTTGTTGATGGTTCCCAAGGAGCTATACATTTAACAGTTGATGTGCAAGATCTTGATTGTGATTGGTATGTGTTTACTGGTCATAAGCTTTATGGTCCTACGGGTATTGGTGTTCTTTATGGTAAGGAACATAGGCTAGAAGAAATGCATCCTTTTCAAGGGGGAGGGGAAATGATCGAGGATGTGACAATTGATAAAGTTTCTTATAATGCTCCTCCTTACCGCTTTGAAGCGGGAACTCCTCCTATAGTTGAAGCTATTGGATTGGCCGCTGCTATTGATTATATGCAAAAGAAGGATCGAAAAGCAATTCATGCCCATGAAATGGCACTTTTAACTTATGCGCATGAAAAACTAAAAACGGTTGATTCATTACGTATTTATGGTCATTCTCCTCATAAAGGAGCAATTATATCATTTGCAATTGAAGGTATTCATGCACATGATATTGCGATGTTTTTGGATAGAAAAGGGGTTGCTATACGGGCAGGAACCCATTGTGCACAGCCTTTATTACAACGCTTTGGTTTAACATCTATTTGTCGTGCATCATTAGCTATGTATAATACTTGTGAAGATATTGATCAGTTAGTGGAAGCATTGAAAGAAACAAGGACATTTTTTAATGGCTGA
- the sufB gene encoding Fe-S cluster assembly protein SufB has protein sequence MPAVQETIRQVREIDVDQYKYGFETKIKTDKAPKGLNEDIIRFISAKKCEPEWMLKWRLQAFRRWLTMQEPDWARIEYPKIDFQELHYYAAPKNHTGPKSLEEVDPELLATYEKLGIPLKEQEILAGVRKQSDPSTFDESVYASGQVAVDAVFDSVSVVTTFKKELARAGVIFCSISEAIIEHPALINQYLGTVVPVGDNYYAALNAAVFTDGSFVYIPKGVRCPMELSTYFRINERNTGQFERTLIIADEDSYVSYLEGCTAPQRDENQLHAAVVELVALKNAEIKYSTVQNWYPGDKEGNGGIYNFVTKRGDCRGDNSKISWTQIETGSAITWKYPSCLLRGDNSRGEFYSIAVANGHQQIDSGTKMIHLGKNTSSRIVSKGISAGFSNNTYRGQVTAHRKAHNARNFTQCDSLLIGNDCGAHTVPYIEAKNATAQFEHEATTSKISDDQLFYVMQRGIPEEEAIALIVNGFVKEVIQKLPMEFAVEAQKLIGISLEGSVG, from the coding sequence ATGCCGGCAGTACAAGAAACAATACGTCAAGTACGTGAAATAGATGTTGATCAATATAAATACGGCTTTGAAACCAAAATTAAAACAGATAAAGCTCCAAAGGGTTTAAATGAAGATATTATCAGATTTATTTCTGCTAAAAAATGTGAACCTGAATGGATGCTAAAATGGCGTTTACAAGCTTTTCGCCGTTGGCTGACAATGCAAGAGCCTGATTGGGCGCGTATTGAATATCCCAAAATTGATTTTCAGGAGCTTCATTATTATGCCGCTCCTAAAAATCATACAGGACCAAAATCTTTGGAAGAAGTGGATCCTGAGTTGTTGGCAACTTATGAAAAACTTGGCATTCCACTTAAGGAGCAAGAAATTTTAGCAGGAGTAAGAAAACAATCTGATCCTTCTACTTTTGATGAGAGTGTTTATGCGTCAGGGCAGGTAGCTGTTGATGCAGTCTTCGATTCTGTTTCTGTTGTGACGACATTTAAAAAAGAATTAGCGCGTGCTGGTGTTATTTTTTGCTCTATTTCAGAAGCAATTATCGAACATCCTGCTCTTATTAATCAATATTTAGGAACAGTTGTACCTGTAGGAGACAATTATTATGCTGCTTTAAATGCAGCTGTTTTTACAGATGGTTCATTTGTTTATATTCCCAAAGGAGTTCGTTGTCCTATGGAACTTTCAACTTATTTCAGGATTAATGAACGCAATACAGGACAATTTGAGAGAACATTGATTATTGCTGATGAAGATTCTTACGTTTCTTATCTTGAAGGATGTACGGCACCCCAACGTGATGAAAATCAACTCCATGCTGCTGTTGTTGAACTCGTTGCGCTCAAAAATGCAGAAATTAAATATTCTACAGTACAAAATTGGTATCCTGGCGATAAAGAGGGCAATGGTGGTATTTATAATTTTGTGACAAAGCGCGGAGACTGTCGGGGTGATAATTCCAAAATCTCATGGACACAAATCGAAACGGGTTCTGCAATTACTTGGAAATATCCCTCTTGCTTACTTCGTGGAGACAATTCACGTGGAGAATTTTATTCTATTGCTGTAGCAAATGGTCATCAACAAATTGATTCCGGTACAAAAATGATTCACTTGGGAAAAAATACATCCAGCCGTATTGTTTCCAAAGGTATTTCTGCTGGTTTTTCAAATAACACTTATCGAGGACAAGTCACCGCACATCGAAAAGCGCACAATGCACGTAATTTTACGCAATGTGATAGTTTGTTAATTGGAAATGATTGTGGTGCTCATACAGTACCTTATATTGAAGCAAAAAATGCGACAGCACAATTTGAACATGAAGCAACAACATCAAAAATTTCTGATGATCAGCTTTTTTATGTTATGCAGCGGGGAATTCCTGAAGAAGAAGCAATCGCATTAATTGTGAATGGTTTTGTAAAAGAAGTTATTCAGAAACTTCCTATGGAATTTGCTGTCGAAGCACAGAAGCTTATTGGTATCAGTCTTGAGGGTAGTGTGGGATAA
- a CDS encoding peroxiredoxin, with protein MTKQMKGTPAPDFNLPRDGGDKLCLSDLQGKMVVLYFYPKDDTSGCTNEALDFTRLKTKFDEIGVVIIGISPDNVKKHEKFKIKHALDIILVSDEEKTTLEAYGVWVEKSMYGRKYMGVERSTFLIDPTGTIVEEWRKVSVSGHAENVLAAATFLYRKSLSI; from the coding sequence ATGACAAAACAAATGAAAGGCACTCCAGCACCTGATTTCAATTTGCCGCGCGATGGTGGGGATAAATTATGTCTTTCTGATCTTCAAGGAAAAATGGTTGTTTTATATTTTTATCCGAAAGATGATACCAGTGGCTGCACAAATGAAGCCCTTGACTTTACCCGACTAAAGACAAAGTTTGATGAAATCGGGGTTGTTATTATTGGGATATCTCCAGACAATGTTAAAAAACATGAAAAATTTAAAATAAAACACGCGCTTGATATCATCCTTGTTTCTGATGAAGAAAAAACAACGCTTGAGGCTTATGGCGTTTGGGTTGAAAAAAGCATGTATGGACGCAAATATATGGGCGTTGAACGAAGCACTTTTTTGATTGATCCAACTGGAACAATAGTGGAAGAGTGGCGCAAAGTTAGCGTATCTGGACACGCCGAAAATGTTTTAGCTGCTGCTACATTTTTATATCGTAAAAGCTTATCAATTTAA
- the prfB gene encoding peptide chain release factor 2 (programmed frameshift) has translation MRAEIETLVEEIQQAIKLLRGHLDWDQSLKRLEYLNQKAEDPTLWDNAQQAQDMMRERQRLDDSINGIRSFTKTLEECIELIAMGEEESDIEIITDAENSIRNLKSEIDKRQIDALLSGEADQNDTYLEVHAGAGGTESQDWASMLLRMYMRWAEQHKMKVEILEIHDGEEAGIKSATLLVKGHNAYGMLKTESGVHRLVRISPFDSNAKRHTSFASIWVYPVIDDNIEVDVSEADVRIDTYRASGAGGQHVNTTDSAVRITHIKTGIVVQCQTERSQHKNRAIAWSMLRARLYEEELKKREEETNAVEASKTEIGWGHQIRSYVLQPYQLVKDLRTGVENTDPQSVLNGNLDSFIEAALARRIYGKDPEIEDID, from the exons ATGCGAGCGGAAATAGAAACATTAGTCGAGGAAATCCAACAAGCAATTAAGTTGCTAAGGGGGCATCTT GACTGGGATCAATCACTCAAACGTCTCGAATATCTCAATCAAAAAGCAGAAGATCCAACACTTTGGGATAATGCACAACAAGCGCAAGATATGATGCGTGAGCGTCAGCGTCTTGATGATTCCATTAATGGCATTCGATCATTTACAAAAACACTTGAAGAGTGCATTGAGTTAATCGCAATGGGTGAAGAAGAAAGTGATATCGAAATTATCACGGATGCAGAAAATTCAATACGCAATCTTAAGAGTGAAATAGATAAAAGACAAATTGATGCGCTTCTTTCAGGAGAAGCCGACCAGAATGATACTTATCTAGAAGTGCATGCTGGTGCAGGAGGTACGGAAAGCCAAGATTGGGCTTCTATGCTGTTACGCATGTATATGCGCTGGGCTGAACAGCATAAAATGAAGGTTGAAATCTTAGAAATTCACGATGGAGAAGAAGCCGGAATAAAATCAGCGACTCTTCTTGTAAAAGGGCATAATGCGTATGGTATGTTGAAGACGGAATCAGGTGTGCATCGTTTGGTACGCATTTCGCCGTTTGATTCAAATGCAAAACGTCATACTTCTTTTGCAAGCATTTGGGTCTACCCAGTTATTGACGATAATATTGAAGTTGATGTTTCAGAAGCAGATGTGCGTATTGATACATATCGTGCGTCAGGAGCTGGAGGACAACATGTCAATACGACAGATTCTGCAGTGCGCATCACACATATAAAAACAGGTATTGTTGTTCAATGTCAAACAGAGCGTTCTCAGCATAAAAATCGAGCAATTGCCTGGTCTATGTTGCGTGCAAGACTTTATGAAGAAGAGCTCAAAAAGAGAGAAGAAGAAACAAATGCTGTTGAAGCTTCTAAAACAGAAATCGGATGGGGACATCAAATTAGATCATATGTTCTTCAGCCCTATCAACTTGTCAAAGATTTACGCACAGGTGTTGAAAATACGGATCCCCAATCCGTACTTAATGGCAATTTAGATTCCTTTATAGAAGCTGCACTTGCTCGACGCATCTACGGAAAAGACCCAGAAATTGAGGATATTGATTAA
- the sodC gene encoding superoxide dismutase family protein, translating into MNKLIFLFLAQVAFFNCISNVLADSTQVKIYELKENNLKNPIGTIEIEENIYGLIFAPNLSSLPEGFHGFHVHVNPSCDTKDGVIGGAAGGHYDPYQTNKHLGPYNINGHLGDLPALYVDEQGRATMSVIAPRLKKLSEVKGHSVIIHIGGDNQSDKPLPLGGGGARLACGIIEE; encoded by the coding sequence ATGAATAAACTTATATTTTTATTTTTAGCTCAAGTTGCATTTTTTAATTGTATATCTAATGTATTAGCAGATTCTACGCAAGTAAAGATTTATGAACTAAAAGAAAATAACCTGAAAAATCCTATTGGTACAATTGAAATTGAAGAAAATATATACGGTTTGATTTTTGCACCGAATTTGTCTAGCTTGCCAGAGGGTTTTCATGGTTTTCATGTACATGTAAATCCTTCATGTGATACAAAAGATGGTGTAATTGGTGGTGCCGCAGGTGGTCATTATGATCCTTACCAAACCAACAAACATCTCGGACCTTATAATATTAACGGTCATCTTGGTGACTTACCAGCACTGTATGTCGATGAACAAGGAAGAGCGACGATGAGTGTTATCGCTCCACGACTCAAAAAGCTTTCCGAAGTTAAAGGCCATTCAGTAATAATTCATATAGGAGGCGATAATCAGTCAGATAAGCCATTACCGCTTGGCGGGGGTGGTGCACGTTTAGCATGTGGTATTATTGAAGAGTAA